In Mya arenaria isolate MELC-2E11 chromosome 1, ASM2691426v1, the genomic stretch ATGCTAATGATATATAAACCTGTTAATTGCCTGTTAATGATATGTGAACCTGTTTATAACCTGTTAATGATAAATGAACCTGTTTCTTGCATGTTTATGGTATATGAACCTGCTTCTTGTCTGTTAATGATATATGAACCTGCTTCTTGTCTGTTAATGATATATGAACCTGTTTATTGCCTGTTAGTGACATATCAACCTGTTTATTGCCTGTAAATGATATATGAACCTGTTTCTTGTATGACCCTGCTTCTTGCCTGTTAATGATATATGAATCTGTTTCTTGCCTGCTAATGATATATGAATCTGCTGTTTGCCTGCTAATGATATATGGACCAGTTTCTTGCCTGTTAATGATATATGGACCAGTTTCTTGCCTGTCAATGATATATGGACCAGTTTCTTGCCTGTCAATGATGAATGAACCAGTTTCTTGCCTGTGAATGATGAATGGACCAGTTTCTTGCCTGTGAATGATATATGGACCAGTTTCTTGCCTGTGAATGATATATGGACCAGTTTCTTGCCTGTGAATGATATATGGACCAGTCAGTTTCTTGCCTGTGAATGATATATGGACCAGTCAGTTTCTTGCCTGTGAATGATATATGGACCAGTCAGTTTCTTGCCTGTCAATGATATATGGACCAGTCAGTTTCTTGCCTGTCAATGATATATGGACCAGTCAGTTTCTTGCCTGTCAATGATATATGGACCAGTCAGTTTCTTGCCTGTCAATGATATATGGACCAGTCAGTTTCTTGCCTGTCAATGATATATGGACCAGTCAGTTTCTTGCCTGTCAATGATATATGGACCAGTCAGTTTCTTGCCTGTCAATGATATATGGACCAGTCAGTTTCTTGCCTGTCAATGATATATGGACCAGTCAGTTTCTTGCCTGTCAATGATATATGGACCAGTCAGTTTCTTGCCTGTCAATGATATATGGACCAGTCAGTTTCTTGCCTGTCAATGATATATGGACCAGTCAGTTTCTTGCCTGTCAATGATATATGGACCAGTCAGTTTCTTGCCTGTCAATGATATATGGACCAGTCAGTTTCTTGCCTGTCAATGATATATGGACCAGTCAGTTTCTTGCCTGTCAATGATATATGGACCAGTCAGTTTCTTGCCTGTCAATGATATATGGACCAGTCAGTTTCTTGCCTGTCAATGATATATGGACCAGTCAGTTTCTTGCCTGTCAATGATATATGGACCAGTCAGTTTCTTGCCTGTCAATGATATATGGACCAGTCAGTTTCTTGCCTGTCAATGATATATGGACCAGTCAGTTTCTTGCCTGTCAATGATATATGGACCAGTCAGTTTCTTGCCTGTCAATGATATATGGACCAGTCAGTTTCTTGCCTGTCAATGATACATGGACCAGTCAGTTTCTTGCCTGTCAATGATACATGGACCAGTCAGTTTCTTGACTGTCAATGATACATGGACCAGTCAGTTTCTTGACTGTCAATGATATATGGACCAGTCAGTTTCTTGACTGTCAATGATATATGGACCAGTCAGTTTCTTGCCTGCTAATGAAATATGGACCAGTTTCTTGCCTGCCAATGATATATGGACCAGTTTCTTGCCTGTCAATGATATATGGACCAGTTTCTTGCCTGTCAATGATATATGGACCAGTTTCTTGCCTGTCAATGATATATGGACCAGTTTCGTGCCTGTCAATGATATATGGACCAGTTTCGTGCCTGTCAATGATATATGGACCAGTTTCTTGCCTGTCAATGATATATGGACCAGTTTCTTGCCTGTCAATGATATATGGACCAGTTTCTTGCCTGCCAATGATATATGGACCAGTTTCTTGCCTGTCAATGATACATGGACCAGTTTCTTGCCTGTCAATGATACATGGACCAGTTTCTTGCCTGTCAATGATACATGGACCAGTTTCTTGCCTGTCAATGATACATGGACCAGTTTCTTGCCTGTCAATGATACATGGACCAGTTTCTTGCCTGTCAATGATACATGGACCAGTTTCTTGCCTGCCAATGATACATGGACCAGTTTCTTGCCTGCCAATGATACATGGACCAGTTTCTTGCCTGTCAATGATACATGGACCAGTTTCTTGCCTGTCAATGATATATGGACCAGTTTCTTGCCTGTCAATGATGAATGAACCTGTTTCTATTGCCTGCTAATGATAAATAAACCTGTTTCTATTGCCTGCTAATGATATACGAACCTGCTTCTTGCCTGTTAATGATTTGTCGaagttactgcacccactacCCGAGTTAttgaaatgattatattttcCCGACaagtattatatgtataaaatttatCGGTTCtgctcttttttaaatttgtatcaGTCCAATTTTGTTGTTGGGTGTCACGACATTTCTAAATGGTGTCAGCAGTAGCGTTCAAACGGCGTTACCGAAACAACGAGAACTATATGGCGGGAATTGCTGGGTTATAAGAGTAACATAAGCTTTTCACCCACCTGCGAAAATGAATGGTTCTCCCGCCCATACTTGAAAGACGTCGATAACCACGTACAACGCTGCCAACAGGAAGTAGCCGAAACACGCCGTCACCAGCACAAACGACACCGACCTGGCAGGGTGAGGTTTGAGTAGGgttagtattcaatattgaagtGTGCTTTCGAAAATGTATAACAACAATTCTTAATGacattaacatatataaaaacagaatagtGCTTACCCAGACTAGTTCTAttccatttttgtttcattttaaactcATATGCGAATAGCAAATTAGAAGTGTGATAGTTTAAATAGTCATAAAGTTGTTTATGTCCTACCACAAGTTTTTATTTAGTGGGATGATTCCGTCGTTTTTCGAGACATTGCATAAGGCAGCTCCTATGGCAccctgaaataaacataatagtTATATTAAACTGAAAAGTGGACGTAGCAACGTTAGTACGTTTTCTTCGTTTCTTCAAGGGCATTAACTCCGCACATAGTTTAGCCAGAGTGATTTGACTGCTGTACACATGTGCGTAGTGTGATTTTACATTGCTTGCTCGAACGTTTTTGGGCACTTAACGACATCCAGTATGAGATAAAACCGCATATAACGTATTGAACAGCTTTGagtatattatatatcattttttatattgtttatataaatctaTCATTAAATtggtattttcattaaaataataaagcacaTTGTCAAATACAGGTCTGAAGACAAATGAATGTAGACCGATCATACGGCATATACACTGGAGTGTTTATTACTGTTTATTGTTCCATTCGTGCTATCAGAAGCACATGTTATTCTTGTTATTATTGATGTTGTACTTCAATATATGTAGTGTGAACTTACTGTTATCAAAGACCAAACTATGAGCCTAATGATTCTGCTCTTGTGTCCCTTGTAAGTCACAAAAATCCGACCTCCctgaaacacaaacaagacaGGTATTTAAcgttaacaaaacatttttaacgtACTATAAGGGTGAGATAgtgtaaataatttgacttGGACTTAGGAATAAATCGCCTCTAACCCAGGAGGTCATAACTATGAGTTCTATGCCCATACAAGTTTCTAGATTTGTATCTCTGTATCCAAAAGTTAAATGGACTCTACAAGTTAATACTGGTTTCTGTCCAGAAAACGGACTACAGCATGCTCTCAATGAATTGCATGAAGTAAAGTCGTAATATCATTTCCAAACTGTTGCAGTTCCTCCTAAATAGATTTCTTGTTCATGAAAATTAGCACTTGATATAGTTAATAGAATCTATCTAGCGGACCCAGTGGAAAGTATCCTAGTGAATTTCCATGTCACAATCATTGGGGGAGATGCATGAATTATACCAAAATGCACTATATTAAACAACATCTGCCAAAACGCAAACTATATAAAATCGAGATGATTATACGCCAAAAGTCCCGTCCGCACACTTAGGCTGTtagaaaatatcttaaataagtGATATCTAAGGTTATAGGCTGTtagaaaatatcttaaataagtGATATCTAAGGTTACCTGCAAACCAAGAAAGCAGAGAAATATGGAGGCTAAGGTTCCCAGAATTCCTTCAGGGTCGTAGGGGACAACCGTCTGGTATATAGcctgtaatattaaaatactaaaaagATACTGCAACATTTTGACATATGACGGATCGACGTAAAATACAAgccttttaaaatatgttacattCGTGACCTGACATAATTATGAACTGCTGGATTTATTCCGAGAAAACACAAATCATTACATGGTTGAACTATTTGTGTTCTTGAACAAGAACTACAGTCCTAAATACCGAACGTTGAACTGTTTctcagttatgcaccagtcaattgtaaccacgacccccccccccccccccccccccaggtccggagaatagcggggactttgactttcggtccagccaaccccggttaaaatccccgccctgcgggaacgaacagatggtaaaatccccactaaatgcccccgcacccgagggaccctaggtaaggcccattccccgctatatttaaagcgaagacaaaaccaccgcattcacacgGCACTGCGGGTCAccggaaaggtaaaaacacggcccatttccccggctatccccggtatacccccggacctgggggccgtggttacaattgactggtgcattataaacATGGCTGTTTTATGGAGATATTAAAGAAAGATATGTTTTACACGGCTTTAACCTTCGGGGTGGGGTTCCCGTAGATGTGGTTATGCCCCAGTACTACCCTGTCGATATATCCCGCCGCCCCGCCAGTACAGTTCTGATAAGCCTTGCCTGCGTGTAAGCCGCCTGGTCCGATATAGCctctgaaattaatttcaattcaatattatCACTGTAAAAGTACCCTGCGGCTAAAAAGCCCGTCGCCCGGAAAAGTTTGTAATGCCCCGCCTTCGTGTAAGCCATCTTCAAAgtaaaacacaacataaaaaaaattgttgatgCAACCTACAAGTATATTTCTAataagcaaattcgttgaaatAATATCCCCAGTCAGATTAGGCAAAGTTGATGGCATAGAAATCTGTCGGTTGATGTAATATTCCAATCAAAAAACGCAATACGGATGACGGGTGATGGACTTTTATGACCATTGGATATGTGATGTGAATTCgtttgcaactgtttgaaatgaaaGAATATCGTATATTGTGTAGCATTTtgattgacctagtgacctataTTGTGTAGCATTTtgattgacctagtgacctagattttgacctcACGGTTCCAAGTCTCAAACTAATGAATATTTCATCAAGGCCAGCAGTATTGCAAAATtatggcctctagagtgttcccaaggTTTCGACCTAGTGACATAGTTTCTTACCCATTTGACCTAGTTTTCAACTAAGCAAAGTTTCATCGAGGCAAATactgattaagtttcataaagatttgagtGAAAATATTTCCTCTGTTTGTTTACAAGGTTTCGTTAAGATTCGTTCTAGTGGCTTAGTTTTTTACCCTTTGTGACCCACATTTACATGTGgttgatattttatcaatggGGAAATTCTGACAGTTTAAACGTTATGTGACCAATCAGTATTTGGGTTCCCGACAGAAAAAAGGGACGGAGGGATGGACGGACgaacaacgccaaaacaatatccctctcccgaaaccttcgattcAGTGGGGGATAATAAGCCTCGCCCTCGTGTAAACTGCCCTGTACGACATACCCGCAACAAAATGGAACACAACatgattatacaaacattttgtattataattgaAGTATCCATCATGTGTTTCCAGTCCGGttaaaaaatccgacccgagggcatatatccaaaattatcattttttggaagaataatgtaaaaaaaccGCATTGTTGTACATTTCCCCAAAAAGCGCTTGCGACGTTGTTGACTGATGTCATAACGCGTAGTAATATTAGATCACTATTGACGTCAtatagttcctctaaaaatcgcgtttttgataattattcatttttaattttaattttaaatatttggtggcgctttattgaaatagcCTAATGTACTTCTCATAAACCATACAGTAATAGAAATCACAAGTGGTGCGTTGTTcggcgtgactcatcttacatgcgGCTGTAAGACGGTGTTTTCCAGCACTTGGCACATGACCGCGAACACTTCCGTGACCAGTGTGACGGAGTTCAAGTTCAGTGCAAAATCTATATTGGCGCATCTAATGTTTGTATCAATTGCTAAAACtcgaaacaaaatatagtgACTGCGGTGGAAGTATTTAGAAGaaatgtttatctttcaaacaaaactaaatCACAAAAGGTATAAGCAATACACAGAAGGAGAACGAGACTGTGAAAAAGTGGGGaaagtttcaataaagatctttcGGCTCAAGATCGTAAGTGTCCAGGCGTATCCCCGTTTTGGGCGTAAACAGcgtttcaatataaaatcaaagcactgatagtGCTGAATGGCTTGGGCGATGATTCATTCTAGATGTGATATTCAAAAAAAGATCATATGAATGATAGCATGGCATTTGCGCTCAAGTATATCTGAATTTCCTCCCCTGTggtatacaaatgtattatttatagaaCTGTTATGCCATACTGCTCAAACACAGGTCAAACCCAGAATTGCAAGGAATTTTCCAGTTTATAGGAGTTCTCCTTTTCATATCCGCTTTTCACACGTGTGTTTAACTGCTAATATACGCAAAATCTTTCCTACACTTAtatgaacttattttgtaaaacaaacattataccaGGTATGTTAAAGAGTCTGATATCCATTGAAATCTGGTATTTTCGATGTGATGTGGAGCTCCACATAGACTCAGTTAATTTGTGTGGTCTATTACAAAAGGCTTGAGATAAAGCTCAAGCCTAAAACATCATTAAGAGCATTTATCGTATATATTCTGCCAGTAACTTAACGGGTGTCTCTGAGCACTCACAAGTATCGTACGGTTTACGACCCAGGAATCTTCCTGAAACGCACCCATGATTACTTGAAGACCTAGACGACTTTTGGTCCTCGTACGTTACATATATAATCAAAAAGGTGGAGTGTAGTGTTGCACATAAATGCAGCCGAAAGTTATGAAGTCTTGTATGAagtcattcatgaatatataacaTGATTATAACTTATAGGTATGACCTAACATTCGAAAACACATGGGCATACATACGTGGGACATCCAGGTACAGGCATAGCGAAGGTGAGCGCGAGGTACGTTGCTAAGATACACAGGCTGATGATCCACTCTGGCAACAGGTAAACTACGTCCCGCAACCATTTAAAGCGCCCAGCCTGCAAACAAAGTCATCCATATCATGGCAATGAATGGGGAGTGTTCGGTAGCTGTGACGTCATACAGACAAAGGCTCGAACAGGCAAAATTGGTCGAGGATTGACTATGACGTCAGAGTCATCATCAAATGTGAATATCATTGTTATAGTTAATTTACATTAAGTAAGATTTTTATGATTATGAATGGACTGAGTGAGAATGGCGAACGAGCCCTACTTAAGCATATAACTCTTATTTCAGGagttaaaatacaatttcattggctgacacattgtaaaTGCAAgctctgacgcagggagtgtgtatcgcaTGAACAGCCGTAGGCGGACTTAAAACTCcgcgaaaaaaatgaaattcttaaaGATTAAGCGAAGAATACCTTACTGCAATGTTATTGGCTGGttatgtaggttgtattctaaatgaATTTATCATATGCTTcccggtggtttatagagatttatcagtgaaataaaattgatatttcactgttacAGATTTAAGCCCGTTCTCACGTCCAGATCAACGGTTTCAGCGCAAACAGGACGGGGTCACACTTTTAACGAagtcatttctgaaatgacgttAAGTTCGCATACAATTGGGCTTGCTTTTCTCCATAtctttttaggcatataataaaaagaaaaagtttgttcaaatgtaAGATCGCAAAAAGttaacaccaaaagtaaatatttactcGTAAAATTTACTCTTTGCTGCTCACTCGGTGATATATTAAACGTATCTTTCACGGCCGTGAGCAGATTGTAATATAGTTCTATCCCAAAACGAGTTTAGGGTGGTTATTGAGTGGTCACCAGGCATTCACAATTAgcattatagccaattaatgaTTTGATGCAATGACGAGACAACGGTAATATGATGAACCACCTGTCCGCGGTCGTGCAAGGCGGCGAATGCTGTTTCCATGAGTGCAACAATTAGGTAGCTGAGACTGAGCCGCTGTAGCACCCCCGGGATCCGCAATTTCTTCATGTCCACCgcttcaagaaaaaaaacaacacattgtacatgtacaacaaaatcACATTCAAACGTGACACAAAAGTATTGTGACTCCAGAAATTTAAGAAAGAACGTTAAGATATTCGAGAAAAAAACAAGTTACCTACGTCCCCAATTTGTGTTCAAAATTATTCCAAATGCGAACAGTAGGGCAGctctttttaaaacttttccCAGAATCCTCAAGCGAGTTTTCCCGCGCTTCAACATGCCCCGGAACGAATAGTTCATAGACACGCCCATAATGAACACAAACCTGAAAACAGGCAAAACTTTGAAATTAACTTATGAATTAATTGAACAAGTAGTTCGTCATTAAAACTCGACGTTTTCAAACGTTAGCAAGTAGTTATCTCTGAAACACGAGACCATTTGGCAAACGCAAGTATGTTATCACTGAAACATGATGATATTGAGCGTAAGCAATTAGTTATCATTGAAACACGAGGTCATTGAGCGTTAGCAAGCAGTTAGCAGATCAGTGCGCATTACCAATAAGTTACATTGAACCACGAGGTCTTTGAGCGTAAGCAAGCAGTTAGCTTTAAAACACAAGATCAGTGCGCATAAGCAATAAGTTATCATTGAAACACGAAGGTCATTGTGCGTGAGCAAGCAGTTAGCTTTTAAACACAAGATCAGTGCGCATTAGCAATAAGTTATCATTGAAACACGAGGTCATTGATCATAAGCTATATGAAACTCAAGGTCAAAGCGTGCTAGCAAGTTGTTTTAATAGAAACACGAAGTCTGTGAGCGTAAGCAAGTAtctattattgaaaaataagataCAATAGCAAGTAATActcacaggcatctgaatcattgtttgtcacttaaatattgtttaaaaccattttgggtacatacaatgagataaacaacacatctgaagatatttagtgtctttgatatacaaaaaagaaacaaggtatgtaactcaaacttacccgatttcacggtagagtccagttttatgtaaatttctcaaccaacatataaacaatccatttttaaataagtgacatggaaagaagagtcaattacctttaaaatggtgtgcgatatgttgatataactatattgtctttagacaaacaagcataattcaatgtcaaattctcatgtttttctttagtcggaaagagtacagcaaattaaaatcttcaattttccccgtgtaaacagtactgAACACAAAcctattaaagttattttatgcttcagtgtacagataaattaattccattccaTTATTCCATTATTATTATCCAGGGGGGGACGCACCCGGCGCACGCCCCCCCTAAAATTCCCGGAGCTTACATGTTCTTTggtatggaaacaataaaatatactatattttcctattttttcttcGCTCGCTTCGCTCGCGTATCTTTATACAACATTGCCTTGTGAGATGTACTCGTACACAACACAGAGTGCACGCAATTTAAACGTTCCCGCCTTCCCTTACTTAGAATATGTTGAATAGTAAAAGTATCTGAACATGGGTtcacaattatacatgtatcttcccTCGTTTTTCCCGCTTaacgaaaatatacaaattatataagccACTTAGTCGTCCTAATAGAAACCTCGTTATGATATTAGAACTATAGGTATGCCCCTGGATCTGCTAGTGCAACCTTTAAAGTGATtaaaagttacgccccccccccccctaacccaaaatcctggacccgcccctgccgtgaaatcgggtaagtttgagttacataccttgtttcttttttgtatatcaaagacactaaatatcttcagatgtgttgtttatctcattgtatgtacccaaaatggttttaaacactattttagtgacaaacaatgattcagatgcctgtggtaATACTCATGGAAACATGAGATCTGTGTAACCAAGTATCTATCATTGACACAAGAGATAAGCGAGCATTAGCAAGTTATACATGAAACATGAGATCTGTGTAACCAAGTATCTATCATTGACACAAGAGATAAGCGAGCATTAGCAAGTAATACATGAAACATGAGATCTGTGTAACCAAGTATCTATCATTGACACAAGAGATAAGCGAGCATTAGCAagtaatactcattgaaacaCGAAGTCAGTATATGCAAATAGTTGCCAGTAGTAACAGAGTGGAGATATCTGTTTACCTCGTCTGTTTATATGCATACATCCATGGAGATGTATAAGTGGTAACCCTTTGAAGATTAAATGAGGTGATTACCATGGAAAAACGAGGTCAGCAATTGTGAGTCCGTTCCAAGGCGGGTGGTCGAAGAACCAGTATCCCCCGCCACCGTAATTCACAAATATCATGATCAGCAAGCTTAAACTGAAGAAAGAATAATTATACCATATATGAGACGTGTACTATTCACATGAATTAAGCAAGGCTAGTGTACATgtgttgatatacatgtatcttctcATTTGCCATTTCGTTAATATAATTTCCAACGAACGATTATAAATACGGTTAAGACAATGATTATTTGGATTTCTCACCCTCTGAACGTGTCTAGACTGTGAAGACGTTGACGTTTGCTGTGCGTGTTTGGAACGTCTTCCTGTGACGTCGGGTCACCCGGTACTGTCATAGCCTTAGGAACGGAATTGGCTTTCATTAAATAgtattcattgtttatatttgatctAAAACTTGTATGAAAAATAGGTTGTAAACGGAGCAAAGTGTACTATAGGTTGAATCACCTGACCAGAGGGTCAAGGTGGCCCTACAATGTACGTCACTGACCTGTCCAGAGGGTCGAGGTGGCCCTACAATGTTTGTGGCTGACCTGACCAGAGGGGTCGAGGTGGCCCTACAATGTTTGTCACTGACCTTACCACGTGGTCACAGTGGCCCTACAATGTATGTCACTGACCTGACCAGAGGGTCGAGGTGGCCCTACAATATATGTCACTGACCTTACCACGTGGTCACAGTGGCCCTACAATGTACGTGGCTGACCTGACCAGAGGGTCGAGGTGGCCCTACAATGTATGTCACTGACCTTACCACGTGGTCACAGTCGCCCTACAATGTATGTCACTGACCTGACCAGAGGGTCGAGGTGGCCCTACAATGTATGTCACTGACCTGACCAGAGGGTCTAGGTGGCCCTACAATATATGTCACTGACCTTACCACGTGGTCACAGTCGCCCTACAATGTATGTCACTGACCTGACCAGAGGGTCGAGGTGGCCCTACAACGTATGTGGATCACCTGACCAGGTGGTCACAGTGGCCCTACAACGTATGTGGCTCACCTGACCAGGTGGTCACAGTGGCCCTACAACGTATGTGGCTCACCTGACCAGGTGGTCACAGTGGCCCTACAACGTATGTGGCTCACCTGACCAGGTGGTCACAGTGGCCCTACAACGTATGTGGATCACCTGACCAGGTGGTCACAGTGGCCCTACAACGTATGTGGCTCACCTGACCAGGTGGTCACAGTGGCCCTACAAGGTATGTTGATCACCTGACCAGGTGGTCACAGTGGCTCTACAACGTATGTAGATCACCTGACCAGGTGGTCACAGTGGCCCTAAATTGATTGCGCACATATTgagataaagtttcatgaaaccGATATACACAAAACGGACAAAAGTGGTTAAGGCAATCACACTGTAGCTTGTCAGGGGGTAGATTAGCACAAACAGAAACAATCATGAGTAACATACGAGGTCATTGGTGTTCACAGAGGAGGTTGAGTCAATTCCAAGGTCATACTTTTTCCGAATAGACACTTGTCTcctgaaatatatgttatattagAGAAGTTACGAAATAGTAAGCATTGGCAAGCTTTCACATACAAGTATAAAGAGAGATTTTGTAAACGACCTTTCAACTCATCTGTAGCTACACATACACGTTCACAtagctacacatacaagtacacatacctACACCAATAGGTACACATGGCTACACATACAGGCACACATAGCtacacatataaatacacatacaaGTGCACAtagctacacatacaagtacacatacctACACAAACAGGTACACATAGCTACACATTCAAATACACATATGTACATACACAAGTACACATACCTACACATACAGGTACACATAGCTACACATACAAGTGCACAtagctacacatacaagtacacatacctacacatacaggtacacatagctacacatacaagtacacatacagaCACATACAGGCACATAtagctacacatacaagttcaCATACTTACACAAACAGGTACACATGGCTACACATACAGGCACATATAGCTACACATACAGGTACACAcagctacacatacaagtacacatacctACACAAACAGGTACACATGGCTACACAtagctacacatacaagtacacatacctACACAAACAGGTACACATGGCTACACATACCTACACACATAGCTACTCATACCTACACACAtggctacacatacaagtacacatagctacacatacaagtacacatacctACACAAACAGGTACACATGactacacatacaaatacacatatgtacacatacaagtacacacagctacacatacaagtacccatatatacacaaacacGTACACATGgctacacatacaaatacacatatgtacacatacaagtacacacagctacacatacaagtacaattACCTACACAAACAGGTACACATGgctacacatacaaatacacacAGCTACACATACAGATACACATACATGTCACTAAAGATGTCTAAGCGAACACGTTTATGTCAATATGGTAGAGAAAATATTCACCATTTAATACTGCAAATAGCAAAATTCATCTTGGTGGCTGATCCTGAACCCCCCTTTCCAGTTTAACATCCTATTTGAAGGTTCTCAGGGCAGGGGGCGCATTTCCCCTCAATGTGCCCTAAAGTGCACTGCTCTAAAAGCAATTTCTGAATCCGCAACACCCCTATTCATTAAAATTAGTATACCTTCAAAGTAAACAGCAAATAAAATGGTGATACTTCTCTCttgtgtttaaaattttaaatacaaaaacaataacaaaaccaTCAACCACCTGTATATATACACCACAATCTTGACGGCAATCCCCAGAACCAACACACCTATGGCCACATAGAGTATCGCTGTAAATATACGTATATTAATAAAAGGAACTTTACTTAACATATATACAGTCATTCAACATGGGCCAAGATTGTAAATGCAATTCTCTGTTGTAGGTCAATTGTTTGTAATTATATCACTCCTTAAATGAAACAGGAATAACTACTATTGCATTTTCCAATCTATCTAACTATATGCTGGTATTTTTATCTCTCTATATGTACAGCTGCACAGTCTGTCTGTTTATATATCAGGCTGCactgtc encodes the following:
- the LOC128229648 gene encoding heparan-alpha-glucosaminide N-acetyltransferase-like gives rise to the protein MKTYLNIWIFMFCLVLNSGKCLRGLTTEEREYVERFNSYHGNNKPDLIMDEAWMTFNSTVTFDLLLYMHNHECWKCDLIYIHTIPGGSSTSMKLNTTYGTTFEIRRNVLMQDTETIICGFSEKFRENGDYWLFFNQTNFETTTCDFSIANDPAAAEMPILYVAIGVLVLGIAVKIVVYIYRRQVSIRKKYDLGIDSTSSVNTNDLAMTVPGDPTSQEDVPNTHSKRQRLHSLDTFRGLSLLIMIFVNYGGGGYWFFDHPPWNGLTIADLVFPWFVFIMGVSMNYSFRGMLKRGKTRLRILGKVLKRAALLFAFGIILNTNWGPVDMKKLRIPGVLQRLSLSYLIVALMETAFAALHDRGQAGRFKWLRDVVYLLPEWIISLCILATYLALTFAMPVPGCPTGYIGPGGLHAGKAYQNCTGGAAGYIDRVVLGHNHIYGNPTPKAIYQTVVPYDPEGILGTLASIFLCFLGLQGGRIFVTYKGHKSRIIRLIVWSLITGAIGAALCNVSKNDGIIPLNKNLWSVSFVLVTACFGYFLLAALYVVIDVFQVWAGEPFIFAGMNPLVLYLCHDIFYRFFPVNFQVDPVHWRLLLKAVWDVLIWLTLGFVLYCKKIFIAL